In a single window of the Brachionichthys hirsutus isolate HB-005 chromosome 18, CSIRO-AGI_Bhir_v1, whole genome shotgun sequence genome:
- the LOC137907951 gene encoding serine/threonine-protein phosphatase PP1-beta catalytic subunit: MAEGELNVDSLISRLLEVRGCRPGKIVQMTEAEVRGLCIKSREIFLSQPILLELEAPLKICGDIHGQYTDLLRLFEYGGFPPEANYLFLGDYVDRGKQSLETICLLLAYKIKYPENFFLLRGNHECASINRIYGFYDECKRRFNIKLWKTFTDCFNCLPIAAIIDEKIFCCHGGLSPDLQSMEQIRRIMRPTDVPDTGLLCDLLWSDPDKDVQGWGENDRGVSFTFGADVVSKFLNRHDLDLICRAHQVVEDGYEFFAKRQLVTLFSAPNYCGEFDNAGGMMSVDESLMCSFQILKPSEKKAKYQYGGVNSGRPVTPPRTAQAPKKR; encoded by the exons ATGGCGGAGGGTGAATTGAACGTAGATAGTCTCATCTCTCGGCTTCTGGAAG TCCGAGGATGCCGCCCGGGGAAGATCGTCCAGATGACAGAGGCCGAGGTTCGAGGCCTCTGCATCAAGTCCAGGGAGATCTTCCTCAGCCAGCCCATCCTGCTGGAGCTCGAAGCGCCCCTGAAGATCTGTG GTGATATTCATGGGCAGTACACAGATCTCCTGAGGCTGTTTGAGTACGGCGGCTTCCCTCCAGAGGCTAACTACCTGTTCCTGGGCGACTATGTGGACAGAGGAAAACAGTCCCTTGAAACCAtctgcctcctgctggcctACAAGATCAAATACCCAGAGAACTTTTTCCTGCTCAGGGGCAACCACGAGTGTGCTTCCATCAACCGTATCTACGGGTTCTACGACGAGT GCAAGCGCAGGTTCAACATTAAGCTGTGGAAAACCTTCACCGACTGTTTTAACTGCCTCCCCATCGCTGCTATTATTGATGAGAAGATCTTCTGCTGCCACGGGG GGCTGTCACCTgatttgcagtcaatggagcagaTCCGCAGGATCATGAGGCCAACGGATGTCCCAGATACAG gccTGCTGTGTGACCTGCTGTGGTCAGACCCAGATAAGGATGTCCAAGGCTGGGGAGAGAATGACCGTGGTGTCTCCTTCACTTTCGGAGCTGATGTGGTCAGCAAGTTCCTAAATCGCCATGACCTGGACCTCATATGCAGAGCCCACCAG GTTGTGGAGGATGGTTATGAGTTCTTTGCCAAACGCCAACTGGTCACCCTTTTCTCTGCTCCAAACTACTGCGGGGAGTTTGACAATGCAGGAGGCATGATGAGTGTTGACGAATCGCTCATGTGCTCCTTCCAG atccTAAAACCCTCGGAGAAGAAGGCCAAGTACCAGTATGGCGGTGTAAATTCTGGTCGGCCTGTCACTCCACCCCGCACCGCCCAGGCCCCCAAGAAGAGATGA
- the manea gene encoding glycoprotein endo-alpha-1,2-mannosidase isoform X2, with the protein MARFRRKSCVPLIALVMLVLIMTVVLKVLIPEDSPFGGPFGVEPFTERKNTIQGENKNKPDQIQMNSSSESHEDAELAAILRRFPPPNYRLHAFYYSWYGNPKFDGEYIHWSHPQLPHWDIKVAQGYPQGKHSPPEDIGSNFYPFLGTYSSRDPVVIAGHMQQLRAAAIGVIAVSWYPPHMSDDNGEPQEDLVHLLLEMAHKYNIKVAFHIEPFKGRDVNMYSNVKYIIDKSVEQASEAHTQREHQGYPI; encoded by the exons ATGGCAAGGTTTAGGCGCAAGTCGTGCGTCCCATTAATTGCATTGGTGATGCTTGTGCTCATAATGACTGTGGTACTGAAGGTGCTGATACCGGAGGACTCTCCGTTCGGTGGCCCTTTTGGTGTGGAGCCGTTCACGGAAAGAAAAAATACGATCCAgggtgaaaacaaaaataaaccgGACCAGATCCAAATGAATTCTTCTTCCGAGTCCCACGAAGATGCTGAACTGGCAGCTATCCTGAGGAGGTTCCCTCCTCCAAATTACCGTCTTCATGCCTTCTACTACTCGTGGTATGGGAACCCCAAGTTTGATGGAGAATACATCCACTGGAGCCATCCGCAACTACCGCACTGGGACATTAAGGTGGCCCAGGGGTATCCACAGGGGAAGCACAGCCCACCTGAGGACATTGGCTCCAACTTCTATCCATTTTTAGGGACCTACAGTTCCAGGGATCCTGTGGTTATAGCGGGCCACATGCAGCAGCTGCGTGCAGCAGCAATTG GTGTGATAGCTGTTTCCTGGTACCCTCCTCATATGAGTGATGACAACGGTGAACCACAGGAAGACCTCGTACATCTGCTTCTGGAAATGGCGCATAAATACAATATTAAG GTAGCATTCCACATTGAACCGTTCAAAGGAAGAGACGTCAACATGTATTCTAATGTAAAATACATAATTGATAA ATCAGTGGAGCAAGCttctgaagcacacacacagcgagagcATCAGGGATACCCCATATGA
- the manea gene encoding glycoprotein endo-alpha-1,2-mannosidase isoform X1 codes for MARFRRKSCVPLIALVMLVLIMTVVLKVLIPEDSPFGGPFGVEPFTERKNTIQGENKNKPDQIQMNSSSESHEDAELAAILRRFPPPNYRLHAFYYSWYGNPKFDGEYIHWSHPQLPHWDIKVAQGYPQGKHSPPEDIGSNFYPFLGTYSSRDPVVIAGHMQQLRAAAIGVIAVSWYPPHMSDDNGEPQEDLVHLLLEMAHKYNIKVAFHIEPFKGRDVNMYSNVKYIIDKYGEHPAFFKYRTNNGKLLPLFYVYDSYLLNSDQWSKLLKHTHSESIRDTPYDALFIALLVEEKHKRDILTSGFDGVYTYFATNGFSYGSTQRNWDSIKAFCENNDLLFIPSVGPGYIDTSIRPWNFQNTRNRIGGKYYENSLSAALRARPDLISITSFNEWHEGTQIEMAIPKTGQTVYLDYLPNKPAVYLEITRKWAVIFDTERQKWKE; via the exons ATGGCAAGGTTTAGGCGCAAGTCGTGCGTCCCATTAATTGCATTGGTGATGCTTGTGCTCATAATGACTGTGGTACTGAAGGTGCTGATACCGGAGGACTCTCCGTTCGGTGGCCCTTTTGGTGTGGAGCCGTTCACGGAAAGAAAAAATACGATCCAgggtgaaaacaaaaataaaccgGACCAGATCCAAATGAATTCTTCTTCCGAGTCCCACGAAGATGCTGAACTGGCAGCTATCCTGAGGAGGTTCCCTCCTCCAAATTACCGTCTTCATGCCTTCTACTACTCGTGGTATGGGAACCCCAAGTTTGATGGAGAATACATCCACTGGAGCCATCCGCAACTACCGCACTGGGACATTAAGGTGGCCCAGGGGTATCCACAGGGGAAGCACAGCCCACCTGAGGACATTGGCTCCAACTTCTATCCATTTTTAGGGACCTACAGTTCCAGGGATCCTGTGGTTATAGCGGGCCACATGCAGCAGCTGCGTGCAGCAGCAATTG GTGTGATAGCTGTTTCCTGGTACCCTCCTCATATGAGTGATGACAACGGTGAACCACAGGAAGACCTCGTACATCTGCTTCTGGAAATGGCGCATAAATACAATATTAAG GTAGCATTCCACATTGAACCGTTCAAAGGAAGAGACGTCAACATGTATTCTAATGTAAAATACATAATTGATAA ATACGGAGAGCACCCTGCTTTCTTCAAGTACCGGACAAACAATGGCaagcttcttcctctcttttatgTGTATGACTCTTATCTCCTGAACTCAGATCAGTGGAGCAAGCttctgaagcacacacacagcgagagcATCAGGGATACCCCATATGACGCTCTCTTCATCGCTCTGCTGGTTGAGGAGAAACATAAGAGGGACATCCTGACTTCTGGTTTTGATGGCGTCTACACCTACTTTGCTACCAATGGATTTTCCTATGGGTCCACTCAGCGGAACTGGGACTCTATTAAAGCTTTTTGTGAAAATAACGATTTGTTATTCATACCGAGTGTTGGCCCAGGTTATATTGACACAAGCATTCGGCCCTGGAATTTCCAAAACACTCGAAACCGCATTGGTGGCAAATACTATGAAAACTCGCTGAGTGCAGCACTACGAGCAAGGCCTGATTTGATCTCTATAACATCATTTAATGAATGGCACGAAGGAACACAGATTGAAATGGCTATTCCTAAAACAGGCCAGACTGTGTATTTGGACTACCTTCCAAATAAACCCGCGGTCTATCTGGAGATAACTCGGAAATGGGCTGTGATATTTGATACTGAACGACAAAAGTGGAAGGAGTGA